Part of the Isachenkonia alkalipeptolytica genome is shown below.
TTGAAACCATTCAAATCATTGTTCTGGGCGTTGTGGCCTTTGGGGTAGGTACGGCTTCGGGACTGATCATCGCTAAGCTGATGAACAAGATCTCGAAAAAAGCCATCAATCCTCTGATCGGCGCTGCGGGCGTATCCGCGGTACCCATGGCCTCCCGGGTGGTCCAAAGCGTGGGCCAAAAGGAAAACCCCAGCAACTTCCTCTTGAT
Proteins encoded:
- a CDS encoding sodium ion-translocating decarboxylase subunit beta — translated: ETIQIIVLGVVAFGVGTASGLIIAKLMNKISKKAINPLIGAAGVSAVPMASRVVQSVGQKENPSNFLLMHAMGPNVSGVIGSAVAAGVMLSLFGG